The sequence GTCGGCAGCGCCGCGTACGAGCCCTGGCACCTGGCCGCCCACCTCGACGACGAGGCCGCCTGGTCGGGCCTGCCCGAGCTGTCGCCGACGCTGGTGCGCCACCGCGTCCCCGGCGGGGCGCCGGCCCATCTGGCAGTGGGCCTGGGCCGGTTGGCGGCGGCCGGACGCGGCGAGACGCTGCTGGTCGTGACGCCCGAACAGCCGGGCGCAGGGCTGCTGGAGCGGGTGCACGACGCCCGCCGCAACGGCGCGACGGTGCTCGCCCTGGACTGCGGCAACCGCGATCTGCACGCCCTGGCGCATGACGCGCTCGCCGCACCCCCGCCCCCGCCCGACGGCACGGACGACCCACCGGCCGACCTCGACCTCGACACGGTCCAGCATCTGGTGAGCGCGGCCGCCGGCGAGAACAGCCTGCCCGCGCCCCGCAGACACCGCCGCTTCCGCGACCGCCTGGCCCGCCTCGCCGACGGACTGACCGCCCCGCCGCCGCCTCGCTGGTAGCCCCCGAGGGGCCCCGTCGGCGGCCCAAAACCCTTTGCGCCGCTCCGTGCCGGTACGCACGATGGTGCCCCGTGACCTCGGACAGCGCTCCCCCCTCGGCCCCCTCTTCCGCTCCCCCTCCCCCGCGTCCCTCCGGCCCCGCCCGTCCAGGGTGAGCCGGGCGGCGCTGATGATCAGGGCGGCGACGGTCCCGGCTCCGGATCCGCGGCCCCCGCCCCGGACGCGGACCCGGCACCGGCCTGAGCCCGGGATGCGGGGCGGCACCACCAGGCCGCCCCGCAATGACAGGCTCCTAGTCCTCCCCGTCGCCCTTCCCCCGGTCCGGGCCGTCGTGCCACTTCGGGTCGGTCTCCCACTCCACGTTCCGCTCGTGGGCGGTCTCCATGGCGTGCTCGGCCTCCTCCCGGGTGCCGTACGGGCCGAGGCGGTCGGCGGCGCGGCACTGGGGCCCCTCCTCGACCTTCCGGTGCTCGAGGCAGTAGAACCACTCGCCGGGCTTGCCGACCGTACGCCTCTTGAACAGCGCCATTGCCGCCTCCTGTGGATGCTCGGTGCCACCATCCTGCCCGACGGCCCGCGGATACACTCGCTGGCATGTCTGGCCAGTCGCTTCTTGTCCCGGGGAAGATCTCCCCCACCCGCCCCGTCCCCGCCTCGATCCCGCGCCCCGAATACGTCGGGAAGGACGCACCCACCCCGTACACCGGGCCCGAGGTGCAGGACGCCGAAACGATCGAACGGATGCGGATCGCCGGCCGGATCGCCGCGCAGGCGATGGAGGAGGCCGCCAAGCTGATCGCACCCGGTGTGACGACCGATGAACTGGACCGGGTCGCCCATGAGTTCATGTGCGACCACGGCGCCTACCCGTCCACCCTCGGCTACCGCGGCTTCCCCAAGTCCCTGTGCTCCTCGCTCAACGAGGTCATCTGCCACGGCATTCCGGACTCGACCGTCCTCCAGGACGGCGACATCGTGAACCTCGACGTCACCGCGTACATCAACGGCGTGCACGGCGACAACAACGCCACCTACCTGTGCGGCGACGTGGACGAGGAGTCCAAGCTGCTGGTCGAGCGGACCAGGGAAGCGCTCAACCGCGCGATCAAGGCCGTCAAGCCGGGCCGTCAGATCAACATCATCGGCCGGGTCATCGAGTCGTACGCCAAGCGCTTCGGCTACGGAGTGGTCCGTGACTTCACCGGCCACGGCATCAACTCCTCGTTCCACTCCGGCCTGATCGTTCCGCACTACGACAGCCCGCACCACACCACCGACATCAAGCCCGGCATGACGTTCACGATCGAGCCGATGCTGACGCTGGGGACCCACGACTACGACATGTGGGACGACGGCTGGACGGTGGTGACGAAGGACCGCAAGCGGACCGCGCAGTTCGAGCACACGCTGGTGGTCACGGACACCGGGGCCGAAATCCTCACGCTGCCCTGACGGGAGCCGGGAGACTTTACCGACAGGGCGTCGGGAACAGGCGTAGGCTCGTTACCGACAGGACGTCGGGAACGGGTTGACTTAGGTAAGCCTAAGCAGTTAGGTGAGCCCAGGGTCGGCGGCTCCGCGGAGCCGGCCTGTTCCCGTCCTCCCCCAAGCTCTCGAATCCGAGCAGGGGGGACCCCCACCCCCGGCCCCCGGAGGTCCGTCTTGGAAGCGTCCCGCCCGACCTCGTCCGCTCCCTCCGCCCCCTCCGCTCAGCCCGCTCCCGTCACCCCGTTCTCGGCGGTCATCCGCACCGCGTCCCACGAGCAGCACACCGAGGCCGAGAACTCCTCCTTCATGAGCGACCTGCTCGGCGGCAGGCTCGGCGTCGCCGCCTACCGGCGCTACACCGAGCAGCTGTGGTTCGTCTACCGCGCACTGGAGGACGCCTCCGGGCCGCTCGCCGACGACCCGGTCGCGGGCCCCTTCGTCCGCCCCGAGCTGGCCCGCACCGCCGCACTGGAGCGCGACCTCGCCCACCTCGGCGGTCCGTCCTGGCGCACCGGCCTGGAGCCGCTGGCCGCCACCGCCGCCTATGCCGGCCGGATAGCCGCCTGCGCCCGCGACTGGCCGGGCGGCTTCGTCGCCCACCACTACACCCGCTACCTCGGCGACCTCTCGGGCGGCCAGATCATCCGCGGCACGGCCGAAAAGACCTGGGGCTTCGCCCGCAAGGGCGACGGGGTGCGGTTCTACGTCTTCGAGAACATCGCCAACCCGGCCGCCTTCAAGCGCGAGTACCGGGCGCTGCTGGACGCCCTGCCGGTGGACGACCTGGAGAAGCAGCGGGTGGTCGACGAATGCAAGCGCGCATTCGGGCTGAACAGCGCGGTCTTCCGGGAGCTGGGCGAGCAGTTCCCGTTGAGCGCGTAGTAGTCCCGGGACGGGGCCTGACGACGGCCGCCCCCGGCCTGCCGCCCACGCCCCGTCCCTCCGCTACGGCGCGGCGGGGCACACCTGCCCGCCGATGGCGATGGTGCCGTCCGGATGCGGGCGGGTGAGGATCCGGGAGCCGGTGCCCTGCCGGATGTCGAGCGGGCGCCCCAGCTCGTGCGTCAGCAGCAGGGCGGCGGCGCCGGTGGCCTCGTCCTCGACAATGCCGTCGCCGCGCCGCGGGAAGCCCCGCGCGCGGACCACGCCCGCGGCCTCGTCCTGCCAGGCCCAGGCGTAGAGCCAGCCCTCCCCCGGCGGCGGTGCGGGCAGCGCGTCGACCTCGGCCGCCGAGGCGTACCGCCGGGTGGTGCGGGCGGTCACCCACTCCGCGCGTCCGTACACCCAGACCACGTCCCCCTCGAAGCGGACCGCGACCTCACCGGCCGCCGGGCGCAAGGTGCGCGGCGGGCACCCCAGGCTCCGCAGCAGCCAAGCCATGCCGACCAACGGGTGCCCGGCGAACGGGAGTCGGACGCTCGGGGTGTGAATGTCCACGGTGCCCCGGTTCGCGTCGTCGAGGAACACGGTTTCGCTGAAGCCGAGTTCGGCCGCGAGGGCGGCCCGCTCGGCGGCGCCGGGGACGGCCACCCCGTCGCGGACGACACCCAGCAGATTGCCGCCGGCGCCGTCGGACCCGCAGAACACCCGGAGCACATCGAGTTCGGTCATCCGGACAGTGAACCGCACGGCCGGGCGGCACGGCAGAGGCGGCCAGGGTCACCACCGAGGAGCCGGCGCCGGGCCAAGGGCGAACGGCTGACCGCGGGCCGGAATTCCGCCGGTCATCACCCGCCGCGCAGCATGACCCTTACCTTGACTGACACATGACGGTTCCGTGACCGGGCGCGGGCCAATCCGTGATCCAGTCGTTGTTCATGAGAGCGGGATCACTGGACGGGGCGGGCGAAAACAGGTAAGCCTCAGATAAGTTAGGGCCGCCTTAGTGGCCATCTTCTTGACTGTTTATCGTTCGCGTAGTCCTTCTGTTCCACCCGAGCCCGCCTGGAGCCCCGTATGCGAGCCCATCGCTCCTCCGTCGTCGTCGCCCTCGCCGCGGCCACGGCCGTCACCGCCGTCGCCGGCTGCGCCGCGAAGAACGACGGTAAGGGGGGCGGCAAAGGCGCCGTCGAGGTGACCGCGACCGACTCCAGCTGCGAGCTCTCCACCAAGGAGTTCCCTGCCGGACATGTCCGGTTCGCGGTGCAGAACAAGGGCTCCAAGGTCACCGAGGTGTACGTCTACGCGCCCGGCGACCGGATCGTGACCGAGCGGGAGAACATCGGCCCCGGCACCAGCGCGGAGATCACCGCGGAGATCAAGGCCGGTGCGTACGAGGTCGCCTGCAAGCCCGGCATGAAGGGCCACGGCATCCGCCAGAAGGTGACCGCCGGCGGCAAGGGCACGAACGCCAAGCGCGACCCCAAGCTGGATGCCGCGGTCGCCGCGTACCGCACCTACGTCCAGGAGCAGGCCGACCAGACGCTCCCGGCGGCGCAGAAGTTCGCCGACGCGGTCAAGAGCGGCGATGTCGAGGCCGCCAAGAAGGCCTACGCCCACTCGCGGGTGGGCTGGGAGCGCACCGAGCCGGTCGCCGAGTCGTTCGGTGACATCGACCCCAAGGTCGATGTGCGCGCCGACGGTGTGGAGAAGGGCCAGAAGTGGACCGGTTGGCACAAGCTGGAGAAGTCCCTGTGGGAGGAGAAGAAGATCTCCGGGGACGACAAGAAGCTCGCCGGTCAGCTCATCACCGATCTCAAGGACTGGCAGAAGCGGGTCGCCAAGGCCGAGATCACCCCGACCAGCATGGCCAACGGCGCCAAGGAGCTGCTGGACGAGGTGGCCACCGGCAAGGTCACCGGTGAGGAAGAGCGCTACAGCCACACCGACCTGGTCGACTTCCAGGGCAATGTCGAGGGTGCCGAGAAGGCGTACGAGCTGCTGAAGCCGGTCGTCGGCAAGAACGACCCGGCGCTCGCCAAGGAGCTGGACAAGCAGTTCAAGACGATCCGCACGCTGCTCGACGACCACCGCGACAGCAAGTCCGCCGACGGCTTCGCCTCCTACGACACCGTCGGCAAGGACGACCGCAAGAAGCTCTCCGACGGCGTCAACGCGCTGGCGGAGCCGCTGTCGAAGCTGGCCGCCGCAGTGGCCACCACCAAGTAGTCCGCCGCGGGCGAGGGAGCACGATGACGCAGGACGAGGGCACGACCGGCGACGGCACGACCGCCGAGAGCCGCGCCACCACTGAGGGCGGCACGGCCGCTGGCGACGGCGCGGCCACGCGGACCGACGCCCCCGGCACGGCCACGCAGACCGCCGGCGGGCGCGCCCCGTCCCGGCGTTCGCTGCTCGGCTGGGGAGGCGCGGGCCTGGCGCTGGGCGCGGTCGCGGCCGGCGGCACGGCGGCGGCGCTGCGCACCGGCGGCGACGCCCAGCCGGCCGGCGCGGACGCGACCTCGCGCTCCGCGATTCCTTTCCGCGGCAGGCATCAGGCGGGCATCGCGAGCGCCGTCCAGGACCGGCTGCACTTCGCCTCGTTCGACGTCACCACCGACGACCGCGACGAGCTGATCGCGCTGCTCAAGGAGTGGACGAAGGCGGCGGCGCGGATGACGGCCGGGGACCCGGTCGGCGACGGCGCGGTCGGCGCGCTCGCGGAGGCCCCGCCGGACGACACCGGTGAAGCGCTCGGGCTGCCGCCGTCCCGGCTCACCCTCACCTTCGGCATCGGCCCGACGCTGTTCGAGAAGGACGGCAAGGACCGGTTCGGCATCAAGGCCCGGCGCCCCGATGCCCTGATCGATCTGCCGCAGTTCCCCGGCGACAACCTCGACAAGGCGCGCAGCGACGGCGATCTGTGCGTCCAGGCGTGCGCGGACGACCCGCAGGTGGCGGTGCACGCGATCCGCAACCTGGCCCGGATCGGCTTCGGCAAGGTCGCGATCCGCTGGTCGCAGCTGGGCTTCGGCAAGACCTCCTCGACGACGCCGGACGCGCAGACGCCGCGCAATATGTTCGGCTTCAAGGACGGCACCCACAACCTGGCGGGCACCGACACCGCCGCGCTCGACAAGCACGTCTGGGTCGCGGACGGCGAGGCGAAGGGCAAGGAGAGCTGGATGGCCGGCGGCTCCTACCTCGTCGCGCGCCGGATCCGGATGCACATCGAGACCTGGGACCGCACCTCGCGCAAGGAGCAGGAGGACATCTTCGGCCGGGACAAGGGCGAGGGTGCGCCGGTGGGCAGGAAGCACGAGCGCGACACCCCGCATCTGAAGTCGATGCTGCCCACCGCCCATGTCCGCCTCGCGCACCCGGACTCCAACGGCGGGATTCGCATCCTGCGCCGCGGCTACTCCTTCACGGACGGCACGGACGGCCTGGGGCGGCTGGACGCGGGGCTGTTCTTCCTCGCCTACCAGCGGGACGTACGCCACGGTTTTGTGCCCCTCCAGCAGCGGCTGGCGGCCAACGACGCGCTCAACGAATACATCCAGCACGTCGGTTCAGCGGTCTTCGCGGTGCCGCCGGGCGTCCGGAACGCGGACGACTGGTGGGGCCGGGAGCTGTTCGCCTGACACCGTCGTCACCACCGACACCATCGACACCGCCGACATCATCGACACCCGCAGACGCCGGGAAGCAGGGCGTCGGCCCATGAAGGACATGAAGGAAGGGAAGGAACCGGCGTGTTCGGCAACTACCTGATCGGTCTGCGCGAGGGCCTGGAAGCCAGTCTCGTCGTCTGCATCCTCATCGCCTATCTGGTCAAGACCGGGCGGCGGGAGGCGCTGCGTCCGGTCTGGCTCGGGATCACGCTCGCCGTGGTGCTGTCGTTCGCGTTCGGTGCGGCGCTGCAGTTCGGGTCGCAGACCCTGACCTTCAAGGCGCAGGAAGCGCTGGGCGGTTCGCTGTCGATCATCGCGGTCGGCCTGGTGACGTGGATGGTCTTCTGGATG is a genomic window of Streptomyces sp. Edi2 containing:
- a CDS encoding PhzF family phenazine biosynthesis protein; protein product: MTELDVLRVFCGSDGAGGNLLGVVRDGVAVPGAAERAALAAELGFSETVFLDDANRGTVDIHTPSVRLPFAGHPLVGMAWLLRSLGCPPRTLRPAAGEVAVRFEGDVVWVYGRAEWVTARTTRRYASAAEVDALPAPPPGEGWLYAWAWQDEAAGVVRARGFPRRGDGIVEDEATGAAALLLTHELGRPLDIRQGTGSRILTRPHPDGTIAIGGQVCPAAP
- the efeB gene encoding iron uptake transporter deferrochelatase/peroxidase subunit; its protein translation is MTQDEGTTGDGTTAESRATTEGGTAAGDGAATRTDAPGTATQTAGGRAPSRRSLLGWGGAGLALGAVAAGGTAAALRTGGDAQPAGADATSRSAIPFRGRHQAGIASAVQDRLHFASFDVTTDDRDELIALLKEWTKAAARMTAGDPVGDGAVGALAEAPPDDTGEALGLPPSRLTLTFGIGPTLFEKDGKDRFGIKARRPDALIDLPQFPGDNLDKARSDGDLCVQACADDPQVAVHAIRNLARIGFGKVAIRWSQLGFGKTSSTTPDAQTPRNMFGFKDGTHNLAGTDTAALDKHVWVADGEAKGKESWMAGGSYLVARRIRMHIETWDRTSRKEQEDIFGRDKGEGAPVGRKHERDTPHLKSMLPTAHVRLAHPDSNGGIRILRRGYSFTDGTDGLGRLDAGLFFLAYQRDVRHGFVPLQQRLAANDALNEYIQHVGSAVFAVPPGVRNADDWWGRELFA
- a CDS encoding biliverdin-producing heme oxygenase translates to MEASRPTSSAPSAPSAQPAPVTPFSAVIRTASHEQHTEAENSSFMSDLLGGRLGVAAYRRYTEQLWFVYRALEDASGPLADDPVAGPFVRPELARTAALERDLAHLGGPSWRTGLEPLAATAAYAGRIAACARDWPGGFVAHHYTRYLGDLSGGQIIRGTAEKTWGFARKGDGVRFYVFENIANPAAFKREYRALLDALPVDDLEKQRVVDECKRAFGLNSAVFRELGEQFPLSA
- the efeO gene encoding iron uptake system protein EfeO encodes the protein MRAHRSSVVVALAAATAVTAVAGCAAKNDGKGGGKGAVEVTATDSSCELSTKEFPAGHVRFAVQNKGSKVTEVYVYAPGDRIVTERENIGPGTSAEITAEIKAGAYEVACKPGMKGHGIRQKVTAGGKGTNAKRDPKLDAAVAAYRTYVQEQADQTLPAAQKFADAVKSGDVEAAKKAYAHSRVGWERTEPVAESFGDIDPKVDVRADGVEKGQKWTGWHKLEKSLWEEKKISGDDKKLAGQLITDLKDWQKRVAKAEITPTSMANGAKELLDEVATGKVTGEEERYSHTDLVDFQGNVEGAEKAYELLKPVVGKNDPALAKELDKQFKTIRTLLDDHRDSKSADGFASYDTVGKDDRKKLSDGVNALAEPLSKLAAAVATTK
- the map gene encoding type I methionyl aminopeptidase; amino-acid sequence: MSGQSLLVPGKISPTRPVPASIPRPEYVGKDAPTPYTGPEVQDAETIERMRIAGRIAAQAMEEAAKLIAPGVTTDELDRVAHEFMCDHGAYPSTLGYRGFPKSLCSSLNEVICHGIPDSTVLQDGDIVNLDVTAYINGVHGDNNATYLCGDVDEESKLLVERTREALNRAIKAVKPGRQINIIGRVIESYAKRFGYGVVRDFTGHGINSSFHSGLIVPHYDSPHHTTDIKPGMTFTIEPMLTLGTHDYDMWDDGWTVVTKDRKRTAQFEHTLVVTDTGAEILTLP